TTATgtaatttctctctgttttgtgtaCTCATTGAGCATCTTCAGTTCATTCTGAGCTAATTAATGACAGACATTCAGAAGtagtaaaatgtacttttcttCTGCATCAGCCAGAGTCAGGGACAAATTTCATAGTCTATTAAATCTGGTGGTGTGCATGCACATGAGAGACCCAGGCCAGCTTAGAAATGTTTGTTCTGAAAAGCCACTGGAGGTTATGTTTTACAGACTGGTGGCCAAACGAACTGTCACATAAACATTGCCTCAGTTCTGTCTCATGAATATTTTTGCTTCAGTTAGCCAAGTGAGATTTCAACAGGACAATGTGGGACACAGTGTTGCTACCAGCTGGCCCTGGTTATTGTGTATTTGAACATGTGGATATTTAGGCCTACATATAGTATGTGCCTTGCTTTTGTGTAGGTTTCTGTTTTCACCGTGTTATTAACCTTAGAGCAAACAGTCACTGCTTGGGTTTCCTCTGTTATTCTGTCTTCACTCCACCTgaccctcctccctcctctggtATTAGAAAATAATTGCCGTCTCTGTGTATTTCTTGCGTCTGAGTAAAGTGTTGTTAAAGGGAATGATTGTTTGCTTCTCTAAATCCTATGATATCTAACAGTAATTTCACAAGAGGAGGAGAAGTCTGATATAGTGAGCAAATACTTGTTTTGCTGAAAAACTCTTGGGAAAAGGGTtcagtacaaaataaaatgagaagtaACAGCATTTGTATGGCAGCCTTAGACTGATAATCTGCTGCTCTAAAATCAATTCTCAAACTCACACCAAATAAACAGTATAGATGTAGTCAcaacacaagataaaaaagTATATTTCTCATAGTCCACAGACATAAAAGTCCATCAAAATTCAAGCGACAGATTACCTTCTACAAAGGCGGCATTGTTTTCAAAGCATGCATGTATCCGTTTGTTGTTAATGTCATGTCTTTAGTCTAACAAAGTACCTTGGTATACAATATGGGTATAGACTGCAGGTAATTGCAGTCTCGTTTTAAATGGAATTCAAATCATGTCATTATGGCTGCATTTCAGACTGCATTCTACTCTCCAGCTTTGAAGATGGAAATGTAGGGTTTTATTGCATTATGGCCATTCTCCTGTGAAGTGCATGGTCTGATCTGCCTTCcctgaataaaaagaaaagtcacTGAGAGCCTCAAAAGACAGGATACATGATCTACATGCTAACATATCCAGTAGTTGCTCAGCTACCTGCGcaaaagcacaaacaaatgCCATTTCAGTGTCCACACTGCAAAACCACTGCTCAAAAAACTAGACATGCCGAATTTCTGTCAGCTCAGTAACAGGCTGACAGTATAACAGTGCAGCACTGAACAaactggcagaaaaaaaaacaccccagGGGGAAAGCTTATCATGGCACGGTGTTCCCTTTGTGCCACCATATCGCGCTGTCATGCAGAATGCTGCCAACCCCACAGCTCTTTTGAGCCACAGAACAAGAGAGCTTGTAAaccttttttttgcttttggtttGAGTTTAAAAGGGCATTTGTCTGCTCTTGTGAAATGTCAACCTGTGCACTAGGATCACGTATTGAATGTGGTCACGTCTTTTGTGATGTTTTGATGCAAAATCTATAACTCATTTACAATCAGACATGAgcattcaattcagtttataGTACTAAAATAATTGAAAAGTGATGTTATTGATGGCTATCTAAtgttactgtaaaacaaaaccGCTTGTGGAgtgtaactaagtatattttaCCTACTCACGTACTGtacttaaagtggctataatctatatttttatgataacaatgtatcaaatgtgaaaaagatGTGACAATGTGAGAGGAGTCGCTTTCTCTGTaggtgatgaacctacagagaaatATCACTTGAATTTGTAGATCCCCTCGACTTTGCAGAGCTTCATGGCGAGTTTtggctcattgtttagctgtccggcccgcagctttactgttttggttcactctcaccgctctcatagagTCGTTTTTGGCCGCAGCAGGAAGCTGTTATGAGCGAAAAAGCTCtataaacccactgtgcactccctgctcagcaccaaacagcacagagacacggttcaactagctggtgaacatagtggagcatttagaagctaaagagccagatatttccctcaggagctggtagagaccaaaaacagagcttaaagagAGTTattattggacttacattcaccagatggccagaaacatgactccaaatgaatgataatgttactTCCTATCTGCTGGAGatataaataagcaactgtgaacacaacatgtCAATCGGTTATtgtttaaatacacattttaaggTATTTCATTCCTCTTTATACACTTCCACTCCAACTATATAtcaaaaggaaatattgtactttttactctataAACACTTACTTGACAGATGTAGTTACTTTATCCAGATGTTTCTTACAAAGCATATGATGAGAATATGAACCATTGTTATAGATAACCAACACACTAGTTTAAATTTAATCTACTTTTAACAACTATAACAGTGAAAtactacttacacattaatgtatctgctcaaataatatataatagtgtaGCACTCACAAGAATCCAGTATGTATTGAGTGCTTTTACATGTATTATACATTAAAATACACTttgcttctgtacttttactcaagtaaaattttcAACGCAGGACtattaattacttttaatggagtatttttatgaTGTGTTATTGCTagttttacttgagtaaaaaatctcaattaaaaaatatgttgcaGTTTGAGGCATTTGCAATGCTCCAATACATCAGCGAGATGTCATTGTGTTGCGACTGTGCTTCCCTTACCCTTAACCAAAATCTGCTTCATTACATGATCATAACCATTAAATATTCTGTGTTGTTTGTCATTGAATGTGAgagcaaaatgaaaattaaattgaaaatcaTTATCACACAGTGAATGTGGCCCGTTGCAAACCAAGGCTGTAACACAGTATGCAGGAATCCTTACATCCCAATGAGTGGTGCCACTGAATAGTAACTATACTTCAGCAATGAATAATATAAATGTGCTAGACGGCTGATGGCACCACAATCTTTCCCACATGTGTTTCAACCCCTTTTgtaatttatcagattttaatTTCATCTGagtcctttcctttcttcctctgacTAGATTTACTTCAaggaaacaaatacaaatgatgAGTTTGATATGTCAACTGTCTCTGCAGTGTCTCTGCAGTGTTTCTACAGTAAAgttaaagttatttattgtataaATATAATCTGATAGTCAGGCAAATTTCCTCATTTGCTTGACTTGTTGCTATAGTTGATGATAGCGAAGTCTATGGTGAGGCTTTTATTCATATTTGTGTTACCACTGCTGAgtttattatttgaaaaaaataaaaagtgcaatTATTTCTCTCAAGATTTattcaaatttatatttttagggTCTGTCTGATATAGACAGACCCTAAaagaagatttatttttgtattaattgtattaatttctctctctctcttttttcagatGTAAATGGAGAAGCAGCAGTATCACCAAGAGAAACTGGACATCAATACACTTCTCTCTAAAGTAATCCATTACTGACAATTAATGTCAAACTGCCCGCTGGAGCAGCTTAATGCTGCCTCGCTGGGTGAAACACTGCTAATGGAAAGAAAGCCTTATAAGATCCAGCTCAAAATACACCTAAATGCAGCATAATGCCTTCAAAAGTGTCATGTTTATACCTGTTGACAGTGGTCTGCTGGGCGAGCGCTTTGTGGTACTTGAGCATATCTCGCCCAACAACCACTTATGTCGGCCACATGTCCTTGCCTATACGTAAGACTGTAAAACCCCACAAAAACATTACCTTCGACAACATCCGAACCCGCCCCCTGAACCCACATGCCTTTGAATTTGTCATCAGTGAGCCGAAGAAGTGCGAAAGCGTCACCCCCTTTCTGGTCATCCTCATTAGCACCACGCACAAGGAGTTTGATGCGCGGCAGGCCATCCGGGAGACCTGGGGGGATGAGAGCACCTTCGGCGAGATCCGCATCCTCACCATCTTTCTGCTGGGCAGGAACACGGACGCCGTCCTGAACCAGATGGTGGAGCAGGAGAGCCAGATCTTCCATGACATTGTGGTGGAGAACTTTATTGATTCCTACCACAACCTCACCCTCAAGACCATGATGGGCATGCGCTGGGTAGCTACCTTCTGCCCCAAAGCGCAGTATGTCATGAAGACAGACAGCGACATCTTTGTCAACATGGACAATCTGATCTACAAGCTCCTCAAGCCCACCACCAAGCCAAGAAGGAGATATTTTACTGGCTATGTTATAAACGGTGGTCCCATAAGGGATATGCGCAGCAAGTGGTACATGTCCAGGGACTTGTATCCTGAGAGTAAATACCCACCTTTCTGCTCGGGCACTGGCTATGTGTTCTCAGCAGACGTAGCTGAGCTAATCTACAAGACATCATTACACACAAGACTGTTGCACCTGGAGGATGTGTATGTGGGACTGTGTTTGCGTAAGCTGGGTATACACCCGTATCAGAACAGTGGTTTTAATCACTGGAAAATGGCCTACAGTCTGTGCAGGTATAGACGGGTTATCACAGTGCACCAGATCTCCCCGGAGGAGATGCACCGCAT
This Siniperca chuatsi isolate FFG_IHB_CAS linkage group LG12, ASM2008510v1, whole genome shotgun sequence DNA region includes the following protein-coding sequences:
- the b3galt1b gene encoding beta-1,3-galactosyltransferase 1, with translation MPSKVSCLYLLTVVCWASALWYLSISRPTTTYVGHMSLPIRKTVKPHKNITFDNIRTRPLNPHAFEFVISEPKKCESVTPFLVILISTTHKEFDARQAIRETWGDESTFGEIRILTIFLLGRNTDAVLNQMVEQESQIFHDIVVENFIDSYHNLTLKTMMGMRWVATFCPKAQYVMKTDSDIFVNMDNLIYKLLKPTTKPRRRYFTGYVINGGPIRDMRSKWYMSRDLYPESKYPPFCSGTGYVFSADVAELIYKTSLHTRLLHLEDVYVGLCLRKLGIHPYQNSGFNHWKMAYSLCRYRRVITVHQISPEEMHRIWNDMSSKKHLRC